In Thunnus thynnus chromosome 17, fThuThy2.1, whole genome shotgun sequence, the genomic window GAAAACGGGTCAGCTCCAGTCTTGGCATTAAAGGGCTCTCTGTCGTTCCCGTTCCATTTAACAGCAGGGCGGGGTGAACTGTCCCCTCCTTGACtcaaaacgtgtgtgtgtgtttgtcaccgAAATTCATAAATGGGCATACTGTGTTCTCGAACATGGTTTAGGTTTAGGGACTGGTacctgaatttaaaaaaagaagaaaagagtgaTATCAGCATAAGAAACAAGCGTtaatgtgacaataaaaaaaatcattgaacTTGGTTCGTAATGCTGGTGGTTACCATTCTGAGCTCCTGTGGTAATAGTAGCCCTCAATAGTGGCTGTGGACTTCTGGAAGCAAATGTAGTAGAAGCCTGCGAAGGAAGCGCCACTGATATCTTTGATAGTGTGGTCTGGAACTAGAAATTGCTCCTTAGggtgcaggaaaaaaaaaaaacaacacagtggaGGTCAGAGTTGAAAGCTAATATGAGTAAGAAGAGAGATGACAGGTCACAGTAAGAGGATGTACTAACCTTCCACCTCATGAAGACATAATCACTGCTGTCCAGAGCCTCATAGTCAAAGTCGTCTGAGTTGAAGCTTTTGGCGTATTTGTAAAAAGGCTGAAATTTGCCCTGGTAAGAGTTAATTAAATACTGATCAGGGAATAGAAAGTATGGAGATTATAACAAGACAAAATCCTCACATGATTGTCTGGCATGTGAATTATCTTCATCAATCATTACTTGCTTAGAAAATAAGAATGTTCCTTGATGAAAGCATTCAAAAAGTTTTTCCTGCCACTTTTCCTTTCATGTGTTGTTATTCCAGAAATTgccaaacaaaattaaaaagacCAGACATAATTCTGCACaacttatatttttttttctggaggaCATAAATCAGACATTCACAGTTAGACAAAGAGCTGCAGGCGACAGGTACATACTGCAATTTGGGTGAACTTAAACTTCCAACATGTCTGAGCAACGACTTTCACTGTTGTCCTATAGTAAGCCACTTGCATTATGACTGCTCATGGTAACACACATCACTTATCCAAACTGTATGGAAACAAGCCCAGCAGCTAAAAACATCTGCACAACATTAAACAAATGTCCCAGGAATGCACAAATAATGTCATGCCAAATTTGTGCATTGTGATTTATCGATCTTTGATTAACAGCTGTTACTACATCAGAGCAAAATAACAGAGTAAGGACATACCCAGTGCTTTCTGTCCACATCTTCATCTGCGTCCCACTTCCTTGTTAAAAAAGGTCTCTTTCGACTGATAATTTCACCAGCAAAGAATGTTGTGAGAGTGGGATACTCCTGTTGCACAgtgggaaggaaagaaggagagatgGTGATAACTTTCTTTCgaaatgcatgtgtgcattttatatttgcttttaaacctgcattaaaaaaatgcttCTGCTCTGATAATCCGTCACATTTAGATTTCCTGTATGACTCATGTGTCGTGCAACAGGCTATGAACTATGCATCAGCAGAAAGATTACAGTAGACTATGTAGCCCTAATGACAAATTTAATAGCTTTCTCCACCCATGTCCTGAATATGTTTCAATATCTGGATATACCTGTACagcttatttaaaaataattgtgttGTAAATCAAACAGCATAATTTTGCTTCAGTTAAAATTTGACTCAATACTTCTGCAGAGGCACAGACACAAACTGGCAAAGTGTTACTCATCTTTCGCTCCACTCCGCCACAGCCAAAATTTAATACAGTATCCTGCTGACCTTTTCACTTCCATGTGTTGCATAATGTAATGGATATACAGTTGACACACTTAAGCTAAGGTCTGGAGTGTTAGACCTTAGAGGTTACACCAAATGGCATCACACACTGTCTCCGTCTTATCAGTGTCACAATTCAGCCTGCATCAAGCGAGTGGAAA contains:
- the gid4 gene encoding glucose-induced degradation protein 4 homolog, which codes for MQLANRPLSVTLLCPAVVCSDTKFMTVADGDTLALIMPVRAECCSTTGTACLSSASLTPPAPINTHQPGVATSLLYSGSQFRGYQKSKGNSYDVEVVLQHVTVEDSYLCGYLKIKGLTEEYPTLTTFFAGEIISRKRPFLTRKWDADEDVDRKHWGKFQPFYKYAKSFNSDDFDYEALDSSDYVFMRWKEQFLVPDHTIKDISGASFAGFYYICFQKSTATIEGYYYHRSSEWYQSLNLNHVREHSMPIYEFR